In Epilithonimonas zeae, a single window of DNA contains:
- a CDS encoding HU domain-containing protein has translation MNFEYLLYQYLLKHNRAEVPEFGVFELTKESAKIDAENSIIIPPKETVTFEYNPSGYDNQLAKYIADETNSNLFIVQMNLKNEVAKWFQKLQTENVLNLENLGQYQLNEDNKVVKVTDNDDDVFGFEKVDLQHLKTLKSKNNFTEDYSFNKSVIWTFLSVIVVGVAALFLFGDQELIFGKSSNIPKKQIVKTVEKLKVSVAPKQDSIKTDSIKPTTNAKIQKTNR, from the coding sequence ATATCTTCTGAAGCATAATAGGGCAGAAGTTCCGGAATTTGGTGTTTTCGAACTTACCAAGGAATCTGCCAAAATTGATGCAGAAAACTCTATTATTATTCCTCCGAAAGAAACCGTTACTTTCGAGTATAATCCGTCTGGTTACGACAATCAGCTAGCAAAATATATTGCTGATGAAACCAATTCCAATCTTTTCATTGTTCAGATGAATTTGAAAAATGAAGTGGCAAAGTGGTTTCAGAAATTACAGACTGAAAATGTTCTTAATCTTGAGAATCTAGGACAATATCAATTAAACGAAGATAACAAGGTTGTTAAAGTAACAGATAATGATGATGATGTCTTTGGTTTTGAAAAAGTGGATTTGCAACATCTTAAAACTTTAAAATCAAAAAATAATTTTACAGAAGATTACAGCTTTAATAAAAGTGTAATCTGGACTTTTCTAAGTGTAATTGTTGTTGGAGTAGCAGCGTTATTTCTTTTTGGAGACCAAGAATTAATATTCGGAAAATCATCAAATATCCCGAAAAAACAAATTGTCAAAACAGTTGAGAAATTAAAAGTTTCGGTCGCTCCCAAACAAGATTCTATAAAAACAGATAGTATAAAACCTACAACTAATGCAAAAATCCAAAAAACCAATAGATAG